Proteins from one Malaya genurostris strain Urasoe2022 chromosome 2, Malgen_1.1, whole genome shotgun sequence genomic window:
- the LOC131429740 gene encoding KH domain-containing, RNA-binding, signal transduction-associated protein 3-like isoform X1 — protein sequence MADQDANGYNDEGSDFKRNNNSKYQDDTEDVEEEQENPQNQKAQEYIKGMIAERLSIEKKYPIADRLLEVEIENVQKTGKPPVRRYIDIYREKHIKVSVKVLVPIREHPRFNFVGKLLGPKGNTLKRLQEDTLTKMAIMGRGSMKDRKKEEELRNSMDTKYAHLTDDLHVEVSANGPPAEVHARIAYALAELRKYLIPDSNDFIRQEQLRELLEDPESEIQTKKMYKKPMMQMEPPPPPTISVSRPTQAPNKILSILEKARVAMEDTHAPRQMVPQHYAEPGYDGYEQPSYSYQQGPPAGRPKYAPQGPEYEQEYRGEYYRQPGPYSAAPKPIPANAAARPWKPSPYGMAPRGGRTEDNSIKHGVREAVPRYRHTPYGRP from the exons ATGGCCGATCAAGACGCAAATGGGTACAACGACGAGGGTAGTGATTTCAAGCGCAATAATAATAGCAAATATCAGGATGATACTGAAGACGTGGAGGAAGAACAGGAAAACCCCCAGAATCAGAAAGCGCAAGAATATATAAAGGGGATGATAGCGGAACGACTTTCTATCGAGAAAAAATATCCAATTGCTGATCGCTTGTTGGAAGTTG AAATTGAAAACGTTCAGAAGACTGGTAAACCGCCAGTCCGTCGCTACATTGATATCTACCGTGAGAAACACATTAAAGTTAGCGTGAAGGTTTTGGTTCCGATTAGGGAACATCCACGATTCAACTTTGTCGGTAAACTGCTCGGTCCGAAGGGGAACACATTGAAGCGGTTGCAGGAAGATACATTAACTAAAATGGCGATTATGGGCCGAGGTTCGATGAAGGATCGTAAAAAAGAGGAGGAATTACGAAATTCGATGGATACCAAATATGCCCATCTGACCGATGATCTGCACGTCGAGGTGAGCGCAAATGGACCCCCGGCCGAGGTTCATGCTCGCATTGCCTACGCCTTGGCGGAACTGCGCAAATATCTGATTCCGGACAGCAACGACTTCATCCGTCAGGAACAGCTGCGTGAACTGTTGGAAGATCCGGAGAGCGAAATTCAGACGAAGAAAATGTATAAGAAACCGATGATGCAGATGGAACCCCCGCCACCACCTACGATTTCCGTTTCCAGACCCACCCAAGCACCGAATAAGATTctctcaattttggaaaaagctcGAGTTGCAATGGAAGACACGCATGCACCAAG acAAATGGTTCCGCAGCACTACGCGGAACCCGGTTATGATGGTTACGAACAACCAAGCTATTCGTATCAACAAGGACCCCCGGCAGGTCGACCCAAATACGCTCCACAAGGGCCCGAATACGAACAAGAGTATCGTGGTGAATACTACCGGCAACCAGGGCCCTATTCAG CTGCACCGAAGCCGATTCCCGCCAACGCCGCCGCCCGACCCTGGAAACCATCGCCGTATGGAATGGCACCACGAGGCGGCCGTACTGAGGATAACTCAATCAAGCACGGTGTCCGCGAAGCTGTTCCCCGTTATCGACATACCCCGTACGGTCGACCCTAG
- the LOC131429740 gene encoding KH domain-containing, RNA-binding, signal transduction-associated protein 2-like isoform X2 translates to MADQDANGYNDEGSDFKRNNNSKYQDDTEDVEEEQENPQNQKAQEYIKGMIAERLSIEKKYPIADRLLEVEIENVQKTGKPPVRRYIDIYREKHIKVSVKVLVPIREHPRFNFVGKLLGPKGNTLKRLQEDTLTKMAIMGRGSMKDRKKEEELRNSMDTKYAHLTDDLHVEVSANGPPAEVHARIAYALAELRKYLIPDSNDFIRQEQLRELLEDPESEIQTKKMYKKPMMQMEPPPPPTISVSRPTQAPNKILSILEKARVAMEDTHAPRQMVPQHYAEPGYDGYEQPSYSYQQGPPAGRPKYAPQGPEYEQEYRGEYYRQPGPYSGSRNMSLLRHPATVTVPMRYT, encoded by the exons ATGGCCGATCAAGACGCAAATGGGTACAACGACGAGGGTAGTGATTTCAAGCGCAATAATAATAGCAAATATCAGGATGATACTGAAGACGTGGAGGAAGAACAGGAAAACCCCCAGAATCAGAAAGCGCAAGAATATATAAAGGGGATGATAGCGGAACGACTTTCTATCGAGAAAAAATATCCAATTGCTGATCGCTTGTTGGAAGTTG AAATTGAAAACGTTCAGAAGACTGGTAAACCGCCAGTCCGTCGCTACATTGATATCTACCGTGAGAAACACATTAAAGTTAGCGTGAAGGTTTTGGTTCCGATTAGGGAACATCCACGATTCAACTTTGTCGGTAAACTGCTCGGTCCGAAGGGGAACACATTGAAGCGGTTGCAGGAAGATACATTAACTAAAATGGCGATTATGGGCCGAGGTTCGATGAAGGATCGTAAAAAAGAGGAGGAATTACGAAATTCGATGGATACCAAATATGCCCATCTGACCGATGATCTGCACGTCGAGGTGAGCGCAAATGGACCCCCGGCCGAGGTTCATGCTCGCATTGCCTACGCCTTGGCGGAACTGCGCAAATATCTGATTCCGGACAGCAACGACTTCATCCGTCAGGAACAGCTGCGTGAACTGTTGGAAGATCCGGAGAGCGAAATTCAGACGAAGAAAATGTATAAGAAACCGATGATGCAGATGGAACCCCCGCCACCACCTACGATTTCCGTTTCCAGACCCACCCAAGCACCGAATAAGATTctctcaattttggaaaaagctcGAGTTGCAATGGAAGACACGCATGCACCAAG acAAATGGTTCCGCAGCACTACGCGGAACCCGGTTATGATGGTTACGAACAACCAAGCTATTCGTATCAACAAGGACCCCCGGCAGGTCGACCCAAATACGCTCCACAAGGGCCCGAATACGAACAAGAGTATCGTGGTGAATACTACCGGCAACCAGGGCCCTATTCAG GCTCTCGGAACATGTCACTCCTGCGCCACCCAGCGACCGTAACGGTGCCGATGCGATACACCTGA
- the LOC131428969 gene encoding KH domain-containing, RNA-binding, signal transduction-associated protein 2-like isoform X2 translates to MADQDANGYNDEASDFKRKNNSKTMDDTDDVDDERDNPQNQKAQEYIKGMIAERIAIEKKYPIADRLLEVEIENVQKTGKPPARRYIDIYREKHIKVTVKVLVPIREHPRFNFVGKLLGPKGNTLKRLQEDTLCKMAILGRGSMKDRKKEEELRSAMDPKYAHLNDDLHVEVNANGPPAEVHARIAYALAELRKYLIPDSNDFIRQEQMRELMEDTEAEIPPKKTFKKPMMQMEAPPPPTMSAARPLPAPKKVLSILDKARAAMEDTHAPRPVATQHYEEPVYESYEPGYTYHQPGPPAPRPKYVPETPEYEQEYRREYYREPAPYAARGLLYHHSAHQPVRAAVSRGPPSKFFQRRNPYQ, encoded by the exons ATGGCCGATCAGGACGCAAACGGGTACAACGATGAGGCAAGTGATTTCAAACGTAAGAATAATAGCAAAACTATGGACGACACGGATGATGTGGACGACGAGCGAGATAACCCGCAGAACCAGAAAGCCCAAGAATACATCAAGGGAATGATTGCGGAGCGTATTGCCATCGAAAAGAAATATCCGATTGCGGACCGGCTGCTTGAAGTTG AAATTGAAAACGTTCAGAAAACGGGTAAGCCGCCAGCCCGTCGCTACATTGATATCTACCGTGAGAAACACATTAAAGTTACCGTGAAAGTTTTAGTTCCGATCAGAGAACATCCACGGTTTAACTTTGTTGGTAAACTACTCGGCCCGAAAGGAAACACGTTAAAGCGGTTACAGGAGGACACACTGTGCAAAATGGCAATTCTTGGACGAGGTTCAATGAAGGATCGTAAAAAAGAGGAGGAACTGCGTAGTGCGATGGATCCCAAGTATGCCCATCTCAATGATGATCTGCACGTCGAGGTGAACGCAAATGGCCCACCAGCAGAGGTACATGCTCGGATTGCCTACGCCTTGGCGGAACTGCGCAAATATCTGATCCCGGACAGCAACGACTTCATCCGCCAGGAGCAGATGCGTGAACTGATGGAAGATACAGAAGCTGAAATACCACCAAAAAAGACGTTCAAAAAACCGATGATGCAAATGGAGGCACCACCGCCACCAACGATGTCCGCAGCGCGACCCCTACCTGCCCCGAAAAAGGTTCTTTCCATTTTGGACAAAGCACGGGCCGCCATGGAAGACACGCACGCACCGAG GCCCGTCGCTACCCAACATTACGAAGAACCGGTTTACGAGAGTTATGAGCCAGGTTATACGTATCACCAACCCGGTCCGCCGGCACCTCGCCCGAAATATGTTCCGGAAACACCGGAATACGAACAAGAGTACCGCCGTGAGTACTATCGAGAACCGGCACCCTATGCAG CACGTGGCCTTCTCTACCATCACTCCGCACATCAGCCGGTAAGAGCGGCAGTCAGCCGGGGACCACCGTCGAAATTCTTCCAGCGGCGTAACCCATACCAATGA
- the LOC131428969 gene encoding KH domain-containing, RNA-binding, signal transduction-associated protein 2-like isoform X1 — protein sequence MADQDANGYNDEASDFKRKNNSKTMDDTDDVDDERDNPQNQKAQEYIKGMIAERIAIEKKYPIADRLLEVEIENVQKTGKPPARRYIDIYREKHIKVTVKVLVPIREHPRFNFVGKLLGPKGNTLKRLQEDTLCKMAILGRGSMKDRKKEEELRSAMDPKYAHLNDDLHVEVNANGPPAEVHARIAYALAELRKYLIPDSNDFIRQEQMRELMEDTEAEIPPKKTFKKPMMQMEAPPPPTMSAARPLPAPKKVLSILDKARAAMEDTHAPRPVATQHYEEPVYESYEPGYTYHQPGPPAPRPKYVPETPEYEQEYRREYYREPAPYAAAPKPVPTTAGARPWKPSSYAMPPRDGHAEEIPIKHGTREAVPRYRHAPYGRPQK from the exons ATGGCCGATCAGGACGCAAACGGGTACAACGATGAGGCAAGTGATTTCAAACGTAAGAATAATAGCAAAACTATGGACGACACGGATGATGTGGACGACGAGCGAGATAACCCGCAGAACCAGAAAGCCCAAGAATACATCAAGGGAATGATTGCGGAGCGTATTGCCATCGAAAAGAAATATCCGATTGCGGACCGGCTGCTTGAAGTTG AAATTGAAAACGTTCAGAAAACGGGTAAGCCGCCAGCCCGTCGCTACATTGATATCTACCGTGAGAAACACATTAAAGTTACCGTGAAAGTTTTAGTTCCGATCAGAGAACATCCACGGTTTAACTTTGTTGGTAAACTACTCGGCCCGAAAGGAAACACGTTAAAGCGGTTACAGGAGGACACACTGTGCAAAATGGCAATTCTTGGACGAGGTTCAATGAAGGATCGTAAAAAAGAGGAGGAACTGCGTAGTGCGATGGATCCCAAGTATGCCCATCTCAATGATGATCTGCACGTCGAGGTGAACGCAAATGGCCCACCAGCAGAGGTACATGCTCGGATTGCCTACGCCTTGGCGGAACTGCGCAAATATCTGATCCCGGACAGCAACGACTTCATCCGCCAGGAGCAGATGCGTGAACTGATGGAAGATACAGAAGCTGAAATACCACCAAAAAAGACGTTCAAAAAACCGATGATGCAAATGGAGGCACCACCGCCACCAACGATGTCCGCAGCGCGACCCCTACCTGCCCCGAAAAAGGTTCTTTCCATTTTGGACAAAGCACGGGCCGCCATGGAAGACACGCACGCACCGAG GCCCGTCGCTACCCAACATTACGAAGAACCGGTTTACGAGAGTTATGAGCCAGGTTATACGTATCACCAACCCGGTCCGCCGGCACCTCGCCCGAAATATGTTCCGGAAACACCGGAATACGAACAAGAGTACCGCCGTGAGTACTATCGAGAACCGGCACCCTATGCAG CTGCACCGAAACCGGTTCCCACCACCGCTGGTGCTCGCCCCTGGAAACCGTCATCATATGCAATGCCACCGCGTGATGGCCATGCCGAGGAGATCCCGATCAAACATGGCACCCGCGAAGCCGTCCCCCGGTATCGCCACGCCCCGTACGGTCGACCCCAGAAGTAA